In Leifsonia sp. ZF2019, a genomic segment contains:
- a CDS encoding pyruvate carboxylase, giving the protein MFRKILVANRGEIAIRAFRAAYELGAQTVAVFPYEDRNSMHRLKADEAYQIGEPGHPVRAYLDVAEIIRVAKESGADAIYPGYGFLSENPDLAEAARAAGITFIGPRAEVLEMAGNKVTAKEHAIAAGVPVLKSTPPSRDIDELLAGADEIGFPIFAKAVAGGGGRGMRRVNSKGELRAALEEAMREADSAFGDPTMFLEQAVLRPRHIEVQILADGAGNTMHLFERDCSVQRRHQKVVEIAPAPNLSDDIRQALYRDAVAFAKSIGYENAGTVEFLLDTAGDRAGEHVFIEMNPRIQVEHTVTEEITDVDLVQSQMRIAAGETLAELGLSQDTVHIRGAALQCRITTEDPTAGFRPDTGKITTYRSPGGGGIRLDGGTISPGSQISPHFDSMLAKLICRGRDFPAAVSRARRALAEFRVRGVATNIPFLQAVLEDPDFIAGDVSTAFIEERPELFKGRVSKDRGTKVLNWLADVTVNQPNGPRPETAEPADKLPRIDLNVPAPSGSRQRLLELGPKGFAEALRAQKALAVTETTFRDAHQSLLATRVRTKDLLAVAPYVARMTPELLSVEAWGGATYDVALRFLGEEPWERLASLREALPNVNIQMLLRGRNTVGYTPYPTQVADAFVREAAATGVDIFRIFDALNDVSQMRPAIESVLATGTAVAEVAVCYTGDLLDPAEDLYTLDYYLRLAEQIVESGAHILAIKDMAGLLRPSAAEKLVAAFRERFDLPVHVHTHDTPGGQLATLLAAARAGADAVDVASAPMAGTTSQPSASALVAALAHTERDTGISLSAVEDLEPYWEAVRHVYAPFESGLPGPTGRVYKHEIPGGQLSNLRQQAKALGLAEDFELVEDMYAAANRILGRIPKVTPSSKVVGDLALHLAAVNADPDDFAENPQNYDIPDSVVGFMAGELGELPGGWPEPFRTKVLAGKTVKVGVEDVPAEDAAALEGSSAERRAALNRLLFPAPTRIFEQMRELFGDLSVVDSLDYLYGLKPGAEHVIEFSKGVRLYIGLEAIGEADEKGMRTVMTTLNGQLRPVFVRDRSIVVETKAAEKADSAKPGHIAAPFSGVVTLHVAVGDRVEAGQAVASIEAMKMEAAITSPIAGTIERLAIPKTQQVDAGDLLVVVATA; this is encoded by the coding sequence ATGTTCCGTAAGATCCTCGTTGCCAACCGTGGTGAAATCGCGATCCGTGCTTTCCGCGCCGCCTATGAGCTGGGCGCCCAGACGGTCGCCGTCTTCCCGTACGAGGATCGCAACTCGATGCACAGGCTCAAGGCCGACGAGGCGTACCAGATCGGCGAGCCGGGCCACCCGGTGCGCGCGTACCTGGACGTCGCGGAGATCATCCGCGTCGCCAAGGAGTCGGGCGCCGATGCGATCTACCCCGGGTACGGCTTCCTGTCCGAGAATCCCGACCTGGCCGAGGCCGCGCGCGCGGCAGGCATCACCTTCATCGGCCCGCGCGCCGAGGTGCTCGAGATGGCGGGCAACAAGGTCACGGCGAAGGAGCACGCGATCGCCGCGGGTGTGCCCGTGCTGAAGTCCACGCCGCCGTCGCGCGACATCGACGAGCTGCTGGCGGGCGCGGACGAGATCGGTTTCCCGATCTTCGCGAAGGCGGTCGCGGGAGGCGGCGGCCGCGGTATGCGCCGGGTGAACAGCAAGGGCGAGCTGCGCGCCGCCCTCGAAGAGGCGATGCGCGAGGCCGACAGCGCCTTCGGCGACCCCACCATGTTCCTCGAGCAGGCCGTTCTGCGCCCCCGCCACATCGAGGTCCAGATCCTCGCCGACGGCGCGGGGAACACGATGCACCTGTTCGAGCGCGACTGCTCGGTGCAGCGCCGCCACCAGAAGGTCGTCGAGATCGCCCCGGCGCCGAACCTCTCCGACGACATCCGCCAGGCGCTGTACCGCGACGCGGTGGCCTTCGCGAAGTCGATCGGCTACGAGAACGCAGGCACCGTCGAGTTCCTGCTCGACACCGCGGGCGACCGGGCGGGCGAGCACGTCTTCATCGAAATGAACCCGCGCATCCAGGTCGAGCACACCGTCACGGAGGAGATCACCGACGTCGACCTCGTGCAGTCGCAGATGCGCATCGCCGCGGGCGAGACGCTCGCCGAGCTGGGTCTCAGCCAGGACACCGTCCACATCCGCGGCGCCGCCCTGCAGTGCCGCATCACGACGGAGGACCCGACCGCGGGCTTCCGCCCCGACACCGGCAAGATCACCACCTACCGCTCGCCCGGCGGCGGCGGCATCCGCCTCGACGGCGGCACGATCAGCCCCGGATCGCAGATCAGCCCCCACTTCGACTCGATGCTCGCCAAGCTCATCTGCCGCGGGCGCGACTTCCCGGCCGCCGTCTCGCGCGCCCGTCGCGCCCTGGCCGAGTTCCGCGTGCGCGGCGTCGCCACCAACATCCCGTTCCTGCAGGCCGTCCTGGAGGACCCGGACTTCATCGCCGGCGACGTCTCGACCGCCTTCATCGAGGAGCGGCCGGAGCTGTTCAAGGGCCGCGTCTCGAAGGACCGCGGCACGAAGGTCCTCAACTGGCTCGCCGACGTCACGGTCAACCAGCCGAACGGCCCCCGGCCCGAGACGGCCGAGCCGGCGGACAAGCTGCCCAGGATCGACCTCAACGTCCCCGCGCCGTCCGGCTCCCGTCAGCGGCTGCTGGAGCTCGGACCGAAGGGCTTCGCCGAGGCGCTCCGCGCGCAGAAGGCCCTCGCGGTCACGGAGACGACGTTCCGCGACGCGCACCAGTCTCTGCTCGCGACCCGCGTGCGCACCAAGGACCTCCTCGCGGTCGCGCCCTACGTCGCGCGCATGACGCCCGAGCTGCTCTCGGTCGAGGCCTGGGGTGGTGCGACCTACGACGTCGCGCTCCGCTTCCTCGGCGAGGAGCCGTGGGAGCGTCTGGCGTCGCTGCGCGAAGCGCTGCCCAACGTCAACATCCAGATGCTGCTGCGCGGGCGCAACACCGTCGGCTACACGCCGTACCCGACGCAGGTCGCGGACGCGTTCGTGCGCGAGGCCGCCGCGACCGGCGTCGACATCTTCCGCATCTTCGACGCCTTGAACGACGTGTCCCAGATGCGCCCGGCGATCGAGTCGGTGCTCGCCACGGGCACCGCGGTCGCGGAGGTCGCCGTCTGCTACACGGGCGACCTGCTCGACCCGGCCGAGGACCTCTACACGCTCGACTACTACCTGAGGCTCGCGGAGCAGATCGTGGAGTCGGGCGCGCACATCCTGGCGATCAAGGACATGGCGGGCCTCCTGCGTCCGTCCGCGGCCGAGAAGCTCGTCGCGGCGTTCCGCGAGCGCTTCGACCTGCCGGTGCACGTGCACACGCACGACACCCCGGGCGGCCAGCTCGCGACGCTTCTCGCCGCGGCCCGCGCCGGCGCCGACGCGGTCGACGTGGCCAGCGCGCCGATGGCGGGCACCACCAGCCAGCCGAGCGCCTCCGCTCTCGTCGCCGCGCTCGCCCACACCGAGCGCGACACCGGCATCTCGCTCTCCGCCGTCGAGGACCTCGAGCCGTACTGGGAGGCCGTGCGCCATGTCTACGCGCCGTTCGAGTCCGGCCTCCCCGGGCCCACCGGCCGCGTGTACAAGCACGAGATCCCGGGCGGACAGCTCTCCAACCTGCGTCAGCAGGCCAAGGCCCTGGGCCTCGCGGAGGACTTCGAGCTCGTCGAGGACATGTACGCGGCGGCCAACCGCATCCTCGGACGCATCCCCAAGGTGACGCCCTCGTCGAAGGTCGTCGGCGACCTCGCTCTGCACCTCGCGGCCGTGAACGCCGACCCGGACGACTTCGCCGAGAACCCGCAGAACTACGACATCCCGGACTCGGTCGTCGGCTTCATGGCGGGCGAGCTGGGCGAGCTGCCCGGCGGCTGGCCCGAGCCGTTCCGCACCAAGGTGCTGGCCGGCAAGACGGTCAAGGTCGGTGTGGAGGACGTCCCCGCGGAGGACGCGGCCGCGCTCGAAGGCTCGAGCGCGGAGCGCCGCGCCGCGCTCAACCGGCTCCTCTTCCCCGCCCCGACCCGGATCTTCGAGCAGATGCGCGAACTGTTCGGCGACCTCTCGGTCGTCGACTCGCTCGACTACCTCTACGGTCTCAAGCCGGGCGCGGAGCACGTCATCGAGTTCAGCAAGGGCGTGCGCCTCTACATCGGGCTCGAAGCCATCGGCGAGGCGGACGAGAAGGGCATGCGCACCGTCATGACCACGCTCAATGGCCAGCTGCGCCCGGTGTTCGTGCGCGACCGCAGCATCGTCGTCGAGACGAAGGCGGCGGAGAAGGCGGACTCGGCGAAGCCGGGCCACATCGCCGCGCCGTTCTCGGGCGTCGTCACCCTGCACGTCGCCGTCGGCGACCGCGTCGAGGCCGGGCAGGCCGTGGCGTCGATCGAGGCCATGAAGATGGAGGCGGCGATCACCTCCCCCATCGCGGGGACGATCGAGCGGCTCGCGATCCCGAAGACCCAGCAGGTCGATGCCGGCGACCTCCTGGTCGTGGTCGCGACGGCGTAG
- a CDS encoding ParA family protein: MHVLSVSSLKGGVGKTTVTLGLASAAFAKGLRTLVVDLDPQSDVSTGMDIQVAGHLNVADVLASPKEKIVRAAIAPSGWTKGRAGKIDVMIGSPSAINFDGPHPSIRDIWKLEEALANVEHDYELVLIDCAPSLNALTRTAWAASDRVAVVTEPGLFSVAAADRALRAIEEIRRGLSPRLQPLGIIVNRARVQSLEHQFRIKELRDMFGPLVLAPQLPERTSLQQAQGAAKPLHVWPGESAQEMAHNFDLLLERVLRTARIGEYATAGS; the protein is encoded by the coding sequence GTGCACGTACTCAGCGTTAGTTCCCTCAAGGGCGGCGTCGGAAAGACGACCGTGACCCTCGGACTGGCCTCTGCCGCGTTCGCGAAAGGGCTGCGGACGCTGGTCGTCGACCTCGACCCGCAGTCCGACGTGTCGACCGGCATGGACATCCAGGTCGCGGGCCACCTCAATGTGGCCGACGTGCTCGCGTCCCCCAAGGAGAAGATCGTGCGCGCCGCGATCGCGCCCTCCGGCTGGACCAAGGGCCGCGCGGGCAAGATCGACGTCATGATCGGCAGCCCGTCCGCGATCAACTTCGACGGGCCGCACCCGAGCATCCGTGACATCTGGAAGCTCGAGGAGGCGCTCGCCAACGTCGAGCACGACTACGAGCTCGTCCTGATCGACTGCGCGCCGTCGCTGAACGCCCTCACGCGCACGGCGTGGGCCGCGAGCGACCGCGTCGCCGTCGTCACCGAGCCCGGGCTGTTCTCGGTCGCCGCCGCCGACCGGGCCCTGCGCGCGATCGAGGAGATCCGCCGCGGCCTGTCGCCGCGCCTCCAGCCGCTCGGCATCATCGTCAACCGTGCGCGCGTCCAGTCGTTGGAGCACCAGTTCCGCATCAAGGAGCTGCGCGACATGTTCGGGCCGCTCGTCCTCGCCCCGCAGCTCCCGGAGCGTACGTCGCTGCAGCAGGCGCAGGGCGCCGCGAAGCCGTTGCACGTGTGGCCGGGCGAGAGCGCACAGGAGATGGCGCACAACTTCGACCTGCTGCTGGAGCGTGTGCTGCGCACCGCCCGCATCGGCGAATACGCGACCGCCGGATCCTGA
- a CDS encoding MerR family transcriptional regulator: protein MSEASRDDGAARYDLGLLFTDGLPDMDDANGYRGAVAARAAGISYRQLDYWARTGLVEPTVRGAAGSGSQRLYGFRDILVLKLVKRLLDTGISLQQIRTAVNQLRESGVSDLAQTTLMSDGASVYLCTSNDEVIDLVSRGQGVFGIAVGKVLREVESSLVELDTQSDSLDELAQRRASKSKAS from the coding sequence ATGAGCGAAGCGAGTCGTGACGACGGCGCTGCCCGGTACGACCTGGGTCTGCTGTTCACCGACGGCCTGCCGGACATGGACGACGCCAACGGCTACCGCGGTGCGGTCGCCGCCCGGGCGGCCGGCATCTCCTACCGCCAGCTCGATTACTGGGCCCGCACGGGCCTGGTCGAGCCGACCGTCCGCGGCGCGGCGGGCTCGGGTTCGCAGCGTCTCTACGGTTTCCGCGACATCCTCGTCCTGAAGCTCGTCAAGCGTCTCCTCGACACCGGGATCTCGCTCCAGCAGATCCGCACCGCCGTGAACCAGCTGCGGGAGTCTGGGGTCAGCGACCTCGCCCAGACCACGCTGATGAGCGACGGCGCCAGCGTCTACCTCTGCACCTCCAACGACGAGGTCATCGACCTCGTGAGTCGCGGCCAGGGCGTGTTCGGCATCGCCGTGGGCAAGGTCCTCCGCGAGGTGGAGTCCAGCCTGGTCGAGCTCGACACGCAGAGCGACTCGCTCGACGAGCTGGCCCAGCGCCGCGCCTCGAAGTCCAAGGCCTCCTAG
- the ftsR gene encoding transcriptional regulator FtsR, with translation MARQAARASGASRALLSIGQVLERLTPEFPDLSSSKLRFLEERGLVSPARTPSGYRKFSPEDVERLRTVLGMQRDHYLPLKVIKAYLADLDAGLEPSIPGGAAAPSILVGERRLQRDDLLRESGASPELLQQAITASLIAPADLYGEDALTVLGALVELRKSGIEPRHLRGFRAAAEREIGLIETALVPIARRNDVSSKARTAELAREIAGQLDVVRGSIIRSSLARLRP, from the coding sequence GTGGCCCGGCAAGCGGCGAGGGCGTCGGGCGCCTCGCGCGCCCTGCTGAGCATCGGGCAGGTCCTCGAGCGACTGACTCCGGAGTTCCCCGACCTCTCGTCGTCCAAGCTGCGCTTCCTCGAGGAGCGCGGCCTGGTCTCCCCGGCCCGCACGCCCTCCGGCTACCGCAAGTTCTCCCCGGAGGATGTCGAGCGACTGCGCACCGTGCTCGGGATGCAGCGCGACCACTATCTGCCCCTCAAGGTCATCAAGGCCTACCTCGCCGACCTCGACGCCGGCCTCGAGCCGAGCATCCCGGGAGGAGCGGCCGCGCCGTCGATCCTGGTCGGAGAACGGCGCCTCCAACGGGACGACCTGCTGCGGGAGTCGGGCGCCAGCCCGGAGCTCCTGCAGCAGGCGATCACGGCCTCTCTGATCGCCCCGGCCGACCTCTACGGGGAGGACGCCCTGACCGTGCTGGGTGCCCTCGTCGAACTGCGCAAGTCGGGCATCGAGCCCCGTCATCTGCGCGGATTCCGCGCCGCGGCGGAACGCGAGATCGGTCTCATCGAGACCGCCCTCGTGCCGATCGCGCGCCGCAACGACGTCTCCAGCAAGGCGCGCACGGCCGAGCTCGCGCGCGAGATCGCCGGTCAGCTCGACGTTGTCCGCGGCAGCATCATCCGCTCGTCGCTGGCGCGCCTGCGTCCGTGA
- a CDS encoding FHA domain-containing protein has product MTVPDENYLNRPADDAGNNPLRESASGNEDTTARFGEDFVSKMFPLDGEISPEEQEAINALPSGSALLVVRRGPNAGARFLLDADVTTAGRHPNAEIFLDDVTVSRRHAEFTRRGTAFEVRDLGSLNGTYFDGVRIESALLSDSAEVQIGKFRLTFYASRQDLAAAANG; this is encoded by the coding sequence TTGACGGTGCCTGACGAGAACTACCTGAACCGACCGGCGGACGACGCCGGGAACAACCCCCTGCGTGAATCCGCGTCGGGGAATGAAGACACTACGGCGCGTTTCGGCGAGGACTTCGTCTCGAAGATGTTCCCGCTCGACGGAGAGATCTCGCCGGAGGAGCAGGAGGCGATCAACGCCCTGCCCTCGGGTTCCGCCCTGCTGGTCGTGCGCCGGGGGCCGAACGCCGGGGCGCGGTTCCTGCTCGACGCAGACGTGACGACCGCGGGCCGTCACCCCAACGCCGAGATCTTCCTCGACGATGTGACCGTCTCCCGCCGCCACGCCGAGTTCACCCGCCGTGGCACGGCGTTCGAGGTGCGCGACCTGGGGTCGCTGAACGGCACCTACTTCGACGGGGTCCGCATCGAGAGCGCGCTGCTCTCCGACTCCGCCGAGGTCCAGATCGGCAAGTTCCGGCTCACGTTCTACGCGTCCCGCCAAGACCTCGCCGCCGCGGCGAACGGCTAG
- a CDS encoding CDP-alcohol phosphatidyltransferase family protein yields MDGVGEREVSSRVWTIPNLLSFFRLALVPVFLAFVIVGYDALALLVLVVSSITDFLDGYLARRLDQVSRLGQLLDPAADRLYIFAALIGLAWREVIPWWLVAVIVARDVMLAVLGVILANHGFGPLPVHHLGKVATFCLFWALPLLMLGEAFAPLAPFSLPLGWAFALWGAFLYWWAGIVYIRETARVIRLPADDGAARSDTLDHEEVDGA; encoded by the coding sequence GTGGATGGAGTCGGCGAACGCGAGGTGAGCTCCCGCGTCTGGACGATCCCGAACCTCCTCAGTTTCTTCCGGCTCGCCCTGGTGCCGGTGTTCCTGGCGTTCGTGATCGTCGGCTACGACGCACTCGCACTCCTGGTGCTCGTCGTCTCGAGCATCACCGACTTCCTCGACGGCTACCTCGCGCGCCGGCTCGACCAGGTGTCCCGTCTCGGGCAGCTCCTGGACCCGGCGGCCGACCGGCTCTACATCTTCGCCGCGCTGATCGGTCTCGCCTGGCGGGAGGTCATCCCCTGGTGGCTCGTGGCCGTGATCGTCGCCCGTGACGTCATGCTCGCGGTGCTGGGCGTCATCCTCGCGAACCACGGCTTCGGCCCGCTCCCGGTGCATCACCTGGGCAAGGTCGCGACGTTCTGCCTGTTCTGGGCGCTTCCGCTGCTGATGCTGGGCGAGGCCTTCGCCCCGCTCGCGCCCTTCTCCCTGCCGCTCGGCTGGGCCTTCGCCCTGTGGGGCGCCTTCCTCTACTGGTGGGCAGGTATCGTCTACATTCGCGAAACCGCCCGAGTAATACGCCTTCCGGCCGATGACGGGGCCGCTCGATCGGATACGCTGGATCACGAGGAGGTTGACGGTGCCTGA